The genomic segment TAGGTTGTATAACTTCTTCTTCCGCTTCACGTATGACTTGCTTCATTATTCTTTCGTCATAATTGTTCCATTGCATAAAAGCAAAATTGCTACGTGAAATATTTGGCGATCGTCGTGAAGCAATCATGGCTGCTTCGATCAGAAATGTACCGGATCCGCAAAACAAATCAACAAAATCACATTCCCCTCTCCAACCGGTTTTGAGAATTAATGCTGCGGCCAAATCTTCTTTGATAGGGGCTTGACCTCCAAAGACACGATATTTTCTTCTGTGTAATAATTCTCCTGTTGTATCTATGCCGATGAATACTTTATTTTTACGTATTCCCAAATATAAAATCAATTTAGGATTATCTTTATCAATATCGGGACGTTTTCCGTTTTTTTCCCTGAAATAATCACATATCGCATCTTTCATCAATAATGCCGGGTATAAAGTATGTTTGTATAATGAAGAATTGACCACCGAATCGATTTTGAATGTATGGTGCACTTTCATCACTTGATCCCAAGAAAAAGATTTGACAAGCTCGTAAAGTTGCTTGGGTTGATCAATGGTTGCTTCTATTAAAGGGTAAATTATTTTTTGTGCTGTTCGCAGAGAGATATGCAAACGGTAAAGAGTTTTACGGTCACAAGAAAAAAAAACTGCTCTGTTGCCGGTTTTGATATCACGTGCCCCTAATTGATGTAATTCTTCTGCCAAT from the Vicingaceae bacterium genome contains:
- a CDS encoding RNA methyltransferase — translated: MIELLDDFEDARFMAKCQQGIEEILAEELHQLGARDIKTGNRAVFFSCDRKTLYRLHISLRTAQKIIYPLIEATIDQPKQLYELVKSFSWDQVMKVHHTFKIDSVVNSSLYKHTLYPALLMKDAICDYFREKNGKRPDIDKDNPKLILYLGIRKNKVFIGIDTTGELLHRRKYRVFGGQAPIKEDLAAALILKTGWRGECDFVDLFCGSGTFLIEAAMIASRRSPNISRSNFAFMQWNNYDERIMKQVIREAEEEVIQPKIKITGCDINPKAIEGAKRNIIKSGMISWISLKNTSFEQIKKTSNNGVIVSNLPYEVRLKSVSTKDLYKLLGFHLKKEFSDWDAWLLTADKKSSEFLKLKPQNTYEFFNGKIKVYFSHYPIMSFN